One region of Limnospira fusiformis SAG 85.79 genomic DNA includes:
- a CDS encoding peroxiredoxin, whose product MTSECIRVGLAAPDFTATAVIDQEFKTIKLSEYRGKYVVLFFYPLDFTFVCPTEITAFSDRAEEFSAINTQILGVSVDSEFSHLAWIQSDRQSGGVGDLNYPLVSDIKKEISAAYNVLDPEAGIALRGLFIIDKDGIIQHATINNLAFGRNVDETLRTLQAIQYVQANPGEVCPAGWKPGDKTMNPDPVKSKEFFAAI is encoded by the coding sequence ATGACAAGTGAGTGTATTCGCGTTGGTTTAGCAGCCCCGGATTTTACCGCCACAGCGGTTATTGACCAAGAGTTCAAAACTATTAAGTTATCTGAATATCGGGGTAAATACGTTGTTCTGTTCTTTTATCCCCTGGACTTTACTTTTGTCTGTCCGACAGAAATTACCGCATTTAGCGATCGCGCTGAAGAATTTTCAGCCATTAACACCCAAATCTTAGGGGTTTCTGTCGATAGCGAATTTTCTCACCTAGCTTGGATTCAAAGCGATCGCCAGTCCGGTGGAGTTGGCGACCTCAACTATCCCCTAGTGTCTGACATTAAAAAAGAAATCAGCGCCGCCTACAATGTGCTTGACCCAGAAGCCGGAATTGCACTGCGGGGTCTGTTCATTATTGACAAAGATGGCATTATTCAACACGCCACTATCAATAACCTCGCCTTCGGTCGTAATGTAGACGAAACCCTACGGACCTTACAAGCGATCCAATATGTGCAAGCTAACCCCGGCGAAGTTTGTCCCGCAGGTTGGAAGCCAGGAGATAAAACCATGAACCCCGACCCAGTTAAGTCTAAAGAGTTCTTCGCAGCTATCTAA
- a CDS encoding PQQ-dependent sugar dehydrogenase — protein sequence MIQLLTPIAGSLLGSLLLMACATPTGVETQPENPIGQILSTEVESGASIPLNREWEQTTVVENLEHPWGLAWLPDGTMLITERPGRLRIVRDGVLDPTPVAGLPEILVLNQGGLLDIAVHPRFEENSLIYFTYSQGTPEANGVAVGRGELRGNSLENVEVIFQAVPLKRGGQHFGSRIVWLPDDTLLVAIGDGGNPPVELDGELIRLQAQNRESHLGKIVRLNDDGSIPGDNPWQGDPDSDPAIWSYGHRNIQGLAIDSQRGHVWSTEHGALGGDELNLIKGGKNYGWPLVTHSREYTGGQISDRQTHPDMVDPHIVWTPAIAPSGLAVHGGDLFAGGLVSQSVHHIQLNESGEVIDQRAIAIGQRVRDVRESPDGHLYVLTDAAPGRLIRLH from the coding sequence ATGATTCAACTCCTTACTCCCATTGCTGGCAGTTTGCTAGGAAGTTTGCTCTTGATGGCTTGTGCAACACCAACCGGAGTAGAAACCCAACCGGAAAACCCTATAGGACAAATCCTATCCACCGAGGTTGAGTCTGGTGCATCTATCCCTCTGAATCGGGAGTGGGAACAAACCACAGTAGTGGAGAATTTGGAACATCCCTGGGGATTAGCGTGGCTTCCTGATGGGACAATGCTGATTACTGAGCGACCAGGACGCTTACGGATAGTGCGCGATGGGGTTCTCGACCCTACTCCTGTAGCTGGGTTGCCAGAAATCTTAGTCCTGAATCAGGGAGGTTTACTCGATATTGCCGTTCATCCCCGGTTTGAGGAAAATTCATTGATTTATTTCACCTATTCCCAAGGAACGCCCGAAGCCAATGGGGTGGCAGTGGGTAGAGGGGAGTTAAGGGGAAACAGCCTAGAGAATGTCGAGGTGATTTTCCAAGCTGTTCCTTTGAAGCGGGGAGGACAACACTTTGGTTCGCGCATCGTGTGGTTACCCGATGATACTCTGCTGGTGGCGATTGGTGATGGGGGAAATCCACCGGTGGAACTCGACGGGGAACTGATTCGCTTACAGGCTCAAAATCGAGAGAGTCATTTGGGTAAGATTGTACGCCTGAATGACGATGGCTCAATTCCCGGTGATAATCCTTGGCAGGGAGACCCTGATAGTGACCCTGCTATTTGGAGTTATGGTCATCGGAATATTCAGGGGTTGGCGATTGATTCCCAACGGGGTCACGTTTGGTCTACGGAACATGGGGCGCTTGGTGGGGATGAGTTAAATCTGATTAAAGGGGGGAAAAATTACGGCTGGCCTCTTGTAACCCATAGTCGGGAATATACGGGGGGGCAGATTTCCGATCGCCAAACCCATCCAGATATGGTTGACCCCCATATCGTTTGGACACCAGCGATCGCTCCGTCCGGGTTAGCCGTGCATGGGGGCGATTTGTTTGCTGGGGGTTTGGTATCCCAATCCGTGCATCATATCCAATTAAATGAGTCCGGTGAGGTGATAGACCAACGAGCGATCGCGATCGGTCAGCGTGTGCGGGATGTTCGGGAAAGTCCTGATGGTCATCTCTATGTGTTGACTGATGCCGCCCCCGGGCGGTTAATTCGACTTCATTAA
- a CDS encoding alpha/beta fold hydrolase, producing the protein MDLPDLHKQMGFQRDWIWRGWRVRYTFLRWQHPKEAKSPIFEVQDPLGSNSPVPLIFLHGFGASIGHWRHNLSVFSHSHPVYALDLLGFGGSEKAIAPYNVSLWTELVHDFWQTFIRRPTIWVGNSIGSLIALATVAQYPKTAKGLVMLSLPDPAAQADLLPGWMVPPVELIQSLVASPIILRPIFYLVRQPSVISRWVKLAYHNPDAVTEELIHILSTPPQERGAARAFTILFRIMGSSKLGPAVRSLFPQVQVPILLLWGKQDRLIPLKLAKPHLYLKYNPHIKLVELEGAGHCPHDECPERVNREIFDWIKSCLGETLTLP; encoded by the coding sequence ATGGATTTACCAGACTTGCACAAACAGATGGGCTTTCAGCGTGATTGGATTTGGAGGGGTTGGAGAGTTCGCTATACTTTTCTGCGTTGGCAGCACCCTAAAGAGGCTAAATCGCCTATTTTTGAGGTTCAAGACCCACTCGGGAGCAACTCTCCTGTTCCTTTAATTTTCCTTCACGGCTTTGGTGCATCTATCGGCCACTGGAGACACAATTTGTCGGTCTTCAGTCATTCGCACCCAGTTTATGCTTTGGACTTATTGGGGTTTGGTGGTTCTGAAAAGGCGATCGCTCCATATAATGTTTCCCTCTGGACCGAATTGGTGCATGACTTTTGGCAAACTTTTATCCGCCGTCCGACCATCTGGGTGGGAAACTCTATTGGTTCTCTAATCGCCTTAGCAACTGTTGCTCAATATCCCAAAACCGCTAAAGGTTTGGTTATGCTCAGTTTACCCGATCCCGCCGCTCAAGCGGACTTATTACCTGGGTGGATGGTTCCCCCAGTTGAGTTAATCCAAAGTTTGGTTGCTTCCCCTATTATATTACGTCCCATATTCTATCTAGTGAGACAACCATCTGTCATCAGTCGTTGGGTTAAATTAGCCTATCACAATCCTGATGCAGTTACAGAGGAACTGATACATATTCTATCTACTCCACCCCAAGAACGAGGGGCAGCTAGGGCTTTTACTATTCTGTTTCGGATTATGGGGAGTTCTAAACTCGGCCCTGCTGTACGCAGTCTATTTCCCCAGGTGCAGGTTCCCATATTACTACTCTGGGGAAAACAGGATCGACTGATTCCCCTGAAACTGGCTAAACCTCACCTCTACCTAAAATATAATCCCCACATCAAGTTAGTAGAACTGGAGGGCGCGGGTCACTGCCCCCATGATGAATGTCCCGAACGGGTGAACCGGGAAATTTTCGACTGGATTAAAAGTTGCTTAGGGGAAACTCTAACTCTACCCTAA
- the infC gene encoding translation initiation factor IF-3, with protein sequence MPVIESKRNRNLPQINDNIRFPKIRLIDTEGGQLGIMTPREAMKLAQEKELDLVLVSDKADPPVCRIMDYGKFKYEQEKKVREARKKQHTADVKEVKMRYKIDDHDYQVRVNQAKRFLKSGDKVKATIMFRGREIQHSNLARELLKRMAVDLEEHAEVQQSPKQEGRSMMMLLAPKKTTS encoded by the coding sequence ATGCCTGTGATAGAATCAAAAAGAAATCGCAACTTACCTCAAATCAACGACAATATCCGCTTTCCTAAGATTCGCCTGATCGATACCGAAGGCGGTCAGCTAGGGATCATGACTCCCAGGGAAGCCATGAAACTAGCTCAGGAAAAGGAACTAGACCTAGTTCTGGTTAGCGATAAAGCTGACCCTCCCGTATGCCGGATTATGGATTATGGGAAGTTCAAATATGAACAGGAAAAGAAAGTTCGGGAAGCTCGTAAAAAGCAGCATACCGCCGATGTCAAAGAAGTTAAGATGCGTTACAAAATTGATGATCACGACTATCAGGTGCGTGTGAATCAAGCCAAGCGCTTCCTTAAATCCGGCGATAAGGTCAAAGCCACAATCATGTTCCGGGGTCGAGAAATTCAGCATAGCAACCTGGCCCGGGAGCTGCTAAAACGTATGGCAGTAGACCTAGAAGAACACGCAGAAGTTCAACAGTCCCCCAAACAAGAGGGACGGAGCATGATGATGCTGTTGGCTCCCAAAAAAACAACTAGCTGA
- a CDS encoding zinc ribbon domain-containing protein, translating into MKGLARNRKLAKSISDAGWSTFRSWLEYFGVKYGKVTVAAEPRYTSQECSNWGQ; encoded by the coding sequence GTGAAAGGGCTGGCAAGAAATCGAAAACTAGCTAAATCTATTTCTGATGCAGGTTGGTCTACTTTTCGCAGTTGGCTAGAGTATTTTGGTGTGAAATATGGCAAGGTGACGGTAGCTGCAGAGCCTCGCTATACCAGCCAAGAATGCTCAAACTGGGGTCAATGA
- a CDS encoding HEAT repeat domain-containing protein: MEKRIGEPAGVGQGVLRGLNLRPEEVERTLLMFAVYTFSSIGLIWLELSTVGLFIDQYGAEKLPWIYIASAGIGSSLGVVYSRLQTFLPLRRVIVLILLLMAIPLFLFRFGLRIENFRFLGLSLQFVTLFVMWLWVEACYLLNDLNTSITSNQLFNIREIKRTYPIISSGYLVAGVVSGFSLPLLLRFVGLNNVTLVSGTMVLVGAGVLFYLSQRYEQSFPDSSRWTPEDELPEFSTRSLKGPLQGYVIPLVLFFVMAEVVYVMVDFQFFSQLEYRSIGGASWIVSFLGLFEGVLSTFQVATQWFASSRLVEKIGVFGTASILPVGVVALGLFSLIGGATGLFTIFIGFLILRFLDELFHYTLIETTGTVLFQPLPENIRSDIQTLVNGVFEPLSTGLSGIGILLLLWLINLFLPDGVPEGIFLQDQSLIFVVTIILLAFVWLWVVWKIRSQYVRLLVRSAERGRLGTTDIDMRSLKRSVVDELKQPTPEADKRSCIELLSQLDPKNVGDTLVPLLEIMSPNLQRQALELMLDYPNPAHLEAIRSLSRSSLPPEVLALALRYIWLTESNPDINQLKPYLQPRVDPVVRGTAAALIMRRGDREQKAAATNTIRRMIVSNQEPERVMGVRALGDADYLQGLRVYLNDLLADESLRVRCSVLEVIAATKMEEYYGSLLKAVSYRSTREAARMALVRLGNEAIPLLMRIATDIYKSDLVRLQAWSALGEIGTPEALDTLIDNLLISWGTTRRNILRILLKIPDDAGIERTLDRIGRNGVETLIEQELMFIGQIYSTLLDLEPEKPTAPILPSTVSLEVASPLEMLCRALRNLESDAIDRCFLLMKFLYSLGSIQAAAFNIRSGQQGNIARGLEILDNTVDISRKRALIGILDNHSIVQKIEDLSPLISYKPMTPSERLRRLLEFRHFLSDWSLACCFHQARSASWSLTAEQTLMCLRHPTGFVREAVLAYLKMGARQALVELLPMLQTDPDPLVAHQVQQLISELAVHIKTEMP, encoded by the coding sequence ATGGAAAAGCGAATTGGTGAACCCGCAGGAGTGGGACAGGGTGTGCTACGCGGTCTAAATCTCCGCCCAGAAGAAGTAGAGCGAACCTTATTAATGTTCGCAGTTTATACTTTTTCATCCATCGGACTGATTTGGTTAGAACTAAGTACCGTCGGCCTATTTATTGATCAATATGGGGCAGAAAAACTGCCTTGGATTTATATTGCTAGTGCTGGGATCGGGTCTAGTTTGGGTGTAGTTTACTCTCGGTTACAGACCTTTTTACCCCTGCGCCGGGTGATTGTTCTGATTTTACTACTGATGGCAATCCCCCTGTTTCTATTTCGTTTTGGTTTGAGAATAGAAAATTTCAGGTTCTTGGGATTAAGTCTTCAGTTTGTTACCCTATTTGTCATGTGGCTGTGGGTTGAGGCTTGTTATCTTCTCAACGATCTCAATACCTCCATTACCTCTAATCAACTTTTTAACATTCGGGAGATCAAGCGCACCTATCCCATTATCAGTAGTGGTTATCTGGTGGCTGGGGTGGTTAGCGGTTTCTCCCTACCTCTATTGCTGAGATTTGTAGGATTAAACAATGTCACCCTAGTATCTGGGACTATGGTTCTCGTGGGTGCAGGTGTTTTATTTTATCTGTCCCAAAGATATGAACAGTCTTTCCCAGATTCTTCCCGGTGGACCCCCGAAGACGAACTCCCCGAATTTAGTACCCGTAGCCTCAAAGGTCCCCTACAAGGCTATGTCATTCCCTTGGTGCTATTTTTCGTCATGGCTGAAGTCGTCTATGTCATGGTCGATTTCCAGTTTTTCAGTCAATTAGAATACCGTAGTATCGGTGGCGCTAGTTGGATTGTTAGCTTCCTGGGACTATTTGAGGGGGTTTTGAGTACCTTCCAAGTAGCCACTCAGTGGTTTGCTTCCAGTCGCTTGGTCGAAAAAATAGGCGTGTTTGGTACAGCATCTATCCTTCCTGTGGGGGTAGTCGCCTTGGGCCTGTTTTCCTTGATAGGGGGGGCTACGGGTTTATTTACCATATTTATAGGGTTTTTGATTCTCAGATTTTTAGATGAACTGTTCCACTACACTCTCATCGAAACTACCGGGACGGTTCTATTTCAACCCCTACCAGAAAATATTAGGAGTGATATTCAGACCCTGGTTAATGGTGTCTTTGAACCCCTGTCAACGGGTTTGAGTGGTATCGGGATTTTGCTGTTGCTGTGGCTGATTAACCTATTTTTACCCGATGGTGTCCCAGAAGGTATTTTCCTGCAAGACCAAAGTCTGATTTTTGTCGTAACTATTATTTTGTTGGCTTTTGTCTGGTTGTGGGTGGTCTGGAAAATTCGCTCCCAATATGTAAGACTTCTAGTCCGTAGTGCTGAACGCGGTCGCCTGGGAACTACAGATATTGATATGCGTAGCCTCAAGCGATCGGTGGTCGATGAGTTGAAACAGCCAACCCCAGAAGCTGATAAGCGTTCCTGTATTGAATTACTCAGCCAACTTGATCCTAAAAATGTCGGGGATACTCTGGTTCCACTACTGGAGATTATGTCCCCGAATCTTCAGCGTCAAGCCCTAGAACTGATGCTAGATTATCCTAATCCCGCTCATTTAGAGGCGATTAGATCCCTATCTCGTAGCAGTCTACCTCCTGAAGTTTTGGCTTTGGCACTACGCTATATCTGGTTAACTGAATCTAACCCAGATATTAATCAGTTGAAACCTTACCTACAACCAAGGGTCGATCCGGTGGTACGGGGAACAGCCGCAGCCTTGATTATGCGTCGTGGCGATCGCGAACAAAAAGCGGCGGCTACTAATACTATCCGCCGCATGATCGTCTCTAATCAAGAACCCGAACGGGTGATGGGAGTCCGGGCTCTGGGTGATGCTGATTATCTGCAAGGGTTGCGAGTTTATCTTAATGACCTCCTCGCTGATGAATCTCTCAGGGTCCGCTGTTCGGTCTTGGAAGTCATTGCGGCTACTAAGATGGAAGAATACTATGGCTCCCTATTAAAAGCCGTTTCCTACCGTTCTACCAGAGAAGCAGCAAGAATGGCCTTAGTCCGATTGGGAAATGAGGCTATTCCTCTATTAATGAGAATAGCAACGGATATCTATAAATCAGATTTGGTCAGACTTCAGGCTTGGTCTGCTTTGGGAGAAATTGGTACGCCAGAAGCCTTAGATACTCTCATTGATAATCTGTTAATTTCCTGGGGAACCACCCGACGTAATATTCTCCGCATTCTCCTGAAAATTCCCGATGATGCGGGGATTGAAAGAACTTTAGACCGCATTGGACGTAATGGGGTGGAAACGTTAATTGAACAGGAGTTGATGTTTATTGGTCAAATCTATAGCACTCTTTTAGACCTCGAACCTGAAAAACCTACAGCTCCTATCTTACCTTCTACTGTCTCCCTTGAGGTCGCTTCCCCCCTAGAAATGCTCTGTCGCGCGCTCCGTAATCTTGAATCTGATGCCATAGACCGCTGTTTTCTGCTGATGAAGTTCCTTTACTCCCTCGGATCTATTCAGGCGGCGGCTTTCAATATTCGCTCTGGACAACAGGGAAATATTGCTCGTGGGTTGGAAATCTTGGATAATACTGTTGATATTTCCCGTAAACGAGCCTTGATTGGCATTTTGGATAATCACTCTATTGTCCAAAAAATTGAGGACCTCTCCCCTTTGATTTCCTATAAACCAATGACACCTAGCGAGCGCCTTCGTCGTTTACTGGAGTTTCGCCATTTCCTCTCGGATTGGTCTTTGGCTTGTTGCTTCCACCAAGCGCGGTCCGCCAGTTGGAGTCTCACCGCTGAACAGACTTTGATGTGTCTGAGACATCCCACAGGTTTTGTCCGGGAAGCTGTTTTGGCTTACCTCAAGATGGGAGCGCGTCAGGCTTTGGTAGAATTATTGCCAATGCTACAAACCGATCCAGACCCTTTGGTGGCTCACCAAGTACAACAATTAATCTCGGAATTAGCTGTACACATAAAAACCGAAATGCCTTGA
- a CDS encoding Crp/Fnr family transcriptional regulator, giving the protein MLTSVQRLLFVRKVPIFQELRDDFLVRLASVMDELSFPPNQSIFTEGQEGRSLYIVVSGQVKVHHGDRELARLGKEDCFGEMSLFDAEPRSASVTTLEPCECLMLTQMQLYDAIDETPGIAVNIIRLLSRRIRELNQKANDQNPKSSISEVKVPPPRS; this is encoded by the coding sequence ATGTTAACTAGCGTACAACGCCTATTGTTTGTCCGAAAAGTCCCCATTTTTCAAGAACTTAGGGATGATTTCTTGGTGCGTCTTGCTTCTGTTATGGATGAATTGTCTTTTCCCCCTAATCAAAGTATTTTTACTGAGGGACAAGAAGGGCGATCGCTTTATATTGTCGTTTCTGGTCAGGTCAAGGTTCATCATGGCGATCGTGAATTGGCTCGTTTGGGTAAGGAAGACTGTTTTGGCGAAATGTCTCTATTTGATGCTGAACCGCGATCGGCTTCTGTCACTACCCTAGAACCCTGTGAATGTCTCATGCTCACACAGATGCAGCTTTATGATGCTATTGATGAGACTCCTGGTATTGCGGTTAATATTATTCGCTTACTATCTCGCCGCATCCGAGAATTGAACCAAAAAGCCAACGATCAAAACCCTAAATCTTCCATTTCCGAAGTTAAAGTCCCACCCCCTCGGTCTTGA
- a CDS encoding peptide chain release factor 3 encodes MSTEIKDELQLEVQRRRNFAIISHPDAGKTTLTEKLLLYGGAIHEAGAVKVRRSQRHATSDWMAMEQQRGISITSTVLQFEYHNTQINLLDTPGHQDFSEDTYRTLAAADNAVMLEDAAKGLEPQTRKLFEVCKMRGLPIFTFINKMDRPGREPLELLDEIEQELGLHPYPVNWPIGMGDRFKGVFDRHKGQIHLFERTAHGSREAVDTVIDLGDPRIEDLLDQDLYYQLKEELELLDALGSDLDLSAVHSGKMTPVFFGSAMTNFGVQLFLDAFLEYSLKPGPHNSTIGDIPPDYPEFTGFVFKLQANMDPKHRDRVAFVRVCTGRFEKDMTVSHARTGKTVRLSRPQKLFAQDRESIEAAYPGDVIGLNNPGVFAIGDTIYNGQKLEYEGIPCFSPELFAYLKNPNPSKFKQFNKGITELREEGAIQIMYSQDDSKRDPILAAVGQLQFEVVQFRMQNEYGVETRLELLPYSVARWVAGGWEALTKVGRLFNTVTVKDSWGRPVLLFKNEWNCQQVQSEHPELELRSSAPVVSGQQPQ; translated from the coding sequence ATGTCAACAGAAATTAAGGACGAATTACAGCTAGAAGTGCAACGCCGCCGTAATTTCGCCATTATCTCCCACCCAGACGCGGGAAAAACCACGTTAACAGAAAAACTACTTCTGTATGGAGGAGCCATTCACGAAGCGGGAGCAGTAAAAGTCCGCAGGTCGCAGCGTCACGCGACATCAGACTGGATGGCGATGGAACAACAACGGGGGATTTCCATCACTTCAACAGTGTTGCAGTTTGAATATCATAACACTCAGATTAACTTACTGGATACTCCCGGACACCAAGATTTCAGTGAAGATACCTATAGGACGTTGGCGGCGGCGGATAATGCGGTGATGCTGGAAGATGCAGCTAAGGGTTTAGAACCTCAAACCCGGAAGCTGTTTGAGGTGTGTAAGATGCGGGGCTTACCTATTTTTACGTTTATTAATAAAATGGATCGCCCTGGTCGGGAACCTTTGGAACTTCTTGATGAAATTGAGCAGGAATTGGGGTTACACCCTTACCCGGTAAACTGGCCAATTGGTATGGGCGATCGCTTTAAAGGAGTTTTTGACCGCCATAAGGGACAAATTCATCTATTTGAACGGACAGCCCACGGTTCTCGGGAAGCGGTAGATACAGTGATAGATTTGGGAGATCCGCGCATTGAGGATTTATTAGACCAGGATCTGTATTATCAACTCAAGGAAGAATTGGAACTGTTGGACGCTTTAGGTTCAGACTTGGATCTGTCGGCGGTACATAGTGGGAAAATGACCCCAGTATTTTTTGGTAGCGCCATGACTAACTTTGGGGTACAACTGTTTCTGGATGCTTTCCTAGAATATTCGTTAAAACCAGGTCCCCACAATAGCACGATTGGGGATATTCCCCCAGATTATCCAGAGTTTACAGGGTTTGTGTTTAAGTTACAGGCGAATATGGACCCGAAACATCGCGATCGCGTGGCTTTTGTGCGGGTATGTACAGGAAGATTTGAGAAGGACATGACGGTTAGCCATGCTAGAACCGGAAAAACGGTGCGTCTGTCACGTCCGCAAAAACTGTTCGCGCAGGATCGTGAGTCAATTGAGGCGGCTTATCCTGGGGATGTCATTGGTTTAAATAATCCGGGAGTATTTGCGATCGGTGATACCATCTACAATGGTCAAAAACTGGAATATGAGGGGATTCCCTGTTTTTCGCCGGAACTTTTCGCCTATCTGAAAAATCCTAATCCGTCTAAATTTAAGCAGTTCAATAAGGGTATTACAGAACTGAGGGAAGAGGGAGCAATTCAGATCATGTATTCTCAGGATGATTCTAAACGCGATCCAATTTTGGCGGCGGTGGGTCAACTTCAGTTTGAGGTAGTTCAGTTTCGGATGCAGAATGAATATGGGGTGGAAACTCGCCTAGAATTGTTACCCTATAGTGTGGCTAGATGGGTAGCAGGGGGATGGGAAGCGTTAACCAAGGTGGGAAGACTGTTTAATACTGTTACTGTTAAGGACAGTTGGGGTCGCCCAGTTTTGTTATTTAAGAATGAGTGGAATTGTCAACAGGTACAGTCGGAACATCCAGAACTGGAATTAAGAAGTTCGGCTCCGGTGGTGTCGGGTCAGCAACCGCAATAG
- the aqpZ gene encoding aquaporin Z, with amino-acid sequence MPLNKRCIAEFLGTFWLVFGGCGSAVLAAEFPRGVDNPFGIAFIGVAIAFGLTVLTMAYAIGHISGCHLNPAVSFGLWAAKRFPASDLLPYIVAQVIGAIVAAGLVYLIAIGQPDFILTGTNPLATNGFGPHSPGGFSLLSCLITEVVLTFMFLMVILGSTDSRAPKGFAPIAIGLALTLIHLISIPVTNTSVNPARSTGPALFAGVELFSQVWLFWLAPIVGAIAAGYAYTALFSETPIEETPAIVE; translated from the coding sequence ATGCCCCTGAATAAACGGTGCATCGCCGAGTTTCTCGGTACGTTTTGGCTCGTGTTCGGAGGTTGTGGTAGTGCGGTATTAGCAGCCGAATTTCCACGGGGTGTTGATAATCCTTTTGGGATTGCCTTTATTGGTGTGGCGATCGCCTTTGGTCTCACCGTATTGACTATGGCTTATGCCATTGGTCACATTTCCGGTTGTCACCTTAACCCGGCAGTTTCCTTTGGTTTATGGGCAGCAAAACGCTTCCCAGCCTCGGATTTACTCCCCTATATTGTCGCTCAGGTTATAGGTGCGATCGTTGCCGCCGGTTTGGTCTATCTAATCGCCATAGGTCAACCAGATTTTATCCTTACTGGTACTAATCCTCTGGCTACTAATGGTTTTGGGCCTCACTCTCCCGGTGGCTTTTCCTTACTTTCGTGTTTAATCACAGAAGTAGTTCTGACATTCATGTTTTTGATGGTGATTTTGGGATCAACAGATAGCCGAGCCCCCAAGGGCTTTGCTCCTATTGCTATTGGTTTAGCCCTAACCCTAATTCACTTAATCAGCATTCCCGTGACCAACACTTCTGTTAACCCCGCTCGCAGCACAGGACCAGCCCTGTTTGCTGGCGTAGAATTGTTTAGTCAAGTGTGGTTATTCTGGTTGGCTCCCATTGTAGGAGCGATCGCCGCCGGATATGCCTATACAGCCTTATTTTCTGAAACGCCAATCGAAGAAACCCCCGCTATTGTCGAATAA
- a CDS encoding ABC transporter ATP-binding protein: protein MAIVVLENIYKRFSQENTPSETDRDRAVLRNINLTVRDGEFMVFVGPSGCGKSTLLRLIAGLETPTAGKIWIGDRLVNDYPPKNRDVAMVFQNYALYPHIKVYDNLAFGLRRTGQPEKLPQRLAGTIKRSLPFPNSFRNQSSRERSIALRVQQIAEMLQIEPLLDRFPKQLSGGQKQRVALGRAMARNPQVFLMDEPLSNLDARLRTEMRSQIVDLQRQLGTTTIYVTHDQTEAMTMGTRIAVLNGGQIQQIDSPMVLYNSPANRFVAEFIGSSPMNFLTVKLSKSGELIHPHFRLSLSQETIANLTNLADQSIVLGVRSEHLTLAEPSPNHLNVRVERVESLGHETLLFARFTHPPEDGLQVRIPAAIDVSLGDKINLAIAYEKVHLFHPQTGDRL from the coding sequence ATGGCGATCGTCGTTTTGGAGAATATTTATAAGCGTTTTTCCCAGGAAAATACCCCCTCGGAAACCGACCGAGATAGAGCCGTCCTTCGTAATATTAACCTCACCGTCCGTGATGGTGAATTTATGGTGTTTGTCGGACCTTCTGGCTGCGGAAAAAGTACCCTATTACGCTTGATTGCTGGCTTGGAAACTCCCACAGCCGGAAAGATTTGGATTGGCGATCGCTTAGTTAATGATTATCCTCCCAAAAACCGCGATGTCGCTATGGTATTTCAAAATTACGCCCTATATCCCCACATTAAAGTTTATGATAATTTGGCTTTTGGGTTGCGACGTACTGGCCAACCCGAAAAATTGCCTCAAAGACTAGCCGGAACTATAAAGCGATCGCTCCCTTTTCCTAATTCCTTCCGTAACCAGTCTAGTCGGGAACGTTCCATTGCGCTGCGAGTACAACAAATTGCTGAGATGTTGCAAATTGAACCCCTACTAGATCGGTTTCCCAAACAACTTTCCGGCGGTCAAAAGCAACGGGTCGCTTTAGGAAGGGCTATGGCTCGAAATCCCCAGGTTTTTCTCATGGATGAACCCTTATCTAATTTGGATGCTAGGTTACGCACCGAAATGCGATCGCAAATTGTTGACTTACAACGACAGTTAGGAACTACCACTATTTATGTTACCCACGACCAAACCGAAGCTATGACTATGGGGACTCGAATTGCTGTCCTGAATGGCGGACAAATTCAGCAAATTGACAGTCCCATGGTTTTGTATAACTCCCCCGCTAATCGTTTTGTAGCCGAGTTTATTGGCTCTAGTCCCATGAATTTTCTCACCGTTAAATTGTCTAAGTCCGGTGAGTTAATCCATCCCCATTTTCGCCTCAGTTTATCTCAGGAAACCATAGCTAATCTCACGAATTTGGCTGATCAGTCTATCGTTTTGGGCGTGCGTTCGGAACATTTAACCCTCGCAGAACCTAGCCCGAATCATCTTAATGTCAGGGTTGAACGGGTCGAATCCTTGGGACATGAAACCCTGTTATTTGCTAGGTTTACCCACCCCCCAGAAGATGGCTTACAGGTGAGGATTCCCGCAGCCATTGATGTCAGTTTGGGGGATAAAATTAACTTGGCGATCGCCTATGAAAAAGTGCATCTTTTTCACCCACAAACAGGCGATCGTCTTTGA